Genomic segment of Oncorhynchus keta strain PuntledgeMale-10-30-2019 chromosome 12, Oket_V2, whole genome shotgun sequence:
ATCAGCGTTAAATATTTTACTCGTTTTTATATTTTGCGAAACCATTATCAGCTGTTTTGACTACCGATGTTAACTAACTTATGTTAGCTAGCCAACAGAAAGAGATGATAGATATTTGAGAACATTTAGCTGTTTTATTTAGCATTAGCCTAGCTAACTATTAttagctagttggctagctaCATGCTTAGCTAAATAGCTACGGAGGAAATAATTAAGACGGCACGCTGTCTAGGTGACTACATATTTCACTATTTGTTTTTATCTGTGACTTTTTGTTAATCTTGGTGAGAATGGCAACAACGGCCCTCTACGCGTGTACGAAGTGTAACCAGCGGTATCCGTTCGAAGAACTGTCGCAGGGACAGCAGCTGTGCAAGGTTTGGACTGGAGGTGTGGGTGCTAGCTAGTTGTGGGCGCCTGCTATTTAGTTAGCCCCAAATCTGGCAAtatgaatggttaagttaacgaACGTTACTGTACTATTACATACGTATACGTGTTTCAAGCGTGTTTAGACTGCTACCTGGATGTAGAATTCCAAGGTCTCTGGCCACATTCAGCCCTTATAACAAGTGATAATTATGTAACCGCTATATCATTGCAACATGTCTGGGACGCAAATGGCATCCTCGTTAGCTAGATAATATACCATGGGACTACAATGTATCCGCGAGTTGTTTTCTCACGGAAGTGTCCGCTGGGTGTAGCAGACAAAATAATGTCAGATGAACTTGTGTTATTAAGTAACGTTATCTATTTTCACATGGCATCGTCCGTGACCTGTTCAGTTGTCATTAGTTTACACTTCATGCCACTTACTAACAAGTCTATTTTATCATCAATGTAGTCTAACTACCGGCATTTATAGAACTGAATTCCAGTGCGCTCAATGTAGCATTCTTCTTCGGCCTGTAGGGTAGGCTATGTTCCACAGAAATTCAAAATGGAATGGGCAAAAATCGAGTTATAATTCCAGTGGCAAATTATTAcattttattaaaacattttGCCATTCATGCTGGTGCATTGTAAATACATATTTCCCATTGCCATAAgctcaccaccacacacacaggtttTCAAGCTTTCTGCCCAGATTGACTAAATAACAGGTTCGTTGTAAATACTTCCCATTCATGGTAAATAATAATGAACAAATGCTTAACACTAAATAAAGGCAGACAAAGGTGTTTTGACAGGTAGGACAAACAACTCATGATTGAGGGTTTTTATTAACTAAGTTGTTTATTAGTGTTATTGccaacattattattttttaaacacgATTATACACgattatatttatattttgtcCTTGAAAGAGCTTTATAAGTGTTTGAAGAGATGAATCACTAATGCTTTGTTTCTTGTGTCAACAGGAGTGTCGCATCGCTCATCCCATCGTCAAGTGCACATACTGCAGATCAGAGTTTCAGCAGGAGAGGTGAGTTCTGCTCCAGCACCTGgtattcttattccattcttaATATAGTGAAAACATTGGTTTCAGGACATTGTTGTGATTTCTCTTTACCGTTCTTTATTCCAGCAAAACAAACACCATTTGCAAGAAGTGTGCCCAGAATGTAAAGCAGTTTGGGACAGTATGTTTGACTTGAATTATCTGTTTATAATTGTACATTGTGTACTGATTGACTCAGTTCTGGTTATGCTGGCCAAATTGTCTGCCAAATCAGGTTGAAACAGTCTTCTGTTGTTTCCCACATAGCCCAAACCCTGCCAATACTGTAACATCATTGCTGCTTTCATCGGGACAAAGTGTCAGCGTTGCACCAACTCAGAGAAGAAGTATGGCCCTCCACAGACCTGCGAGCAGTGCAAACAACAGTGCGCATTTGACCGCAAGGAGGAGGGCAGGAGAAAGGTAGGCACAGATTCCTGCTGCATTGGTACCCTGACATGCATGTTGTTCCAACACTTGCGTattcactatcctccactgtcctgtgtgtgttgtcaggtgGATGGGAAACTGCTGTGCTGGCTGTGCACTCTGTCCTACCGACGTGTACTGCAAAAGACCAAGGAGCAGAGGAAAGGCTTCAGCTCCTCCCACTCCAACTCCTCGCTCAATGAGAAGGACCACCACTCCAGACagcaccatcaccaccagcagcaAAGACACAGCAGCTCACACAAGTAGGCCCTGGCGCCACAGCCCTCTCCTCTACATGTTAGTCCTTTACATCCTCTGTAATGCAGGTCTCTGCTCTGTCACAATACTATATATGTATTGTGCTGAACAGGCACTTTTTGGAAGGATGTAGGGGTCTGAGTAATGATGTATGTGTCAAATATCAGAAGAAACATCTTGAAAGATGAAATTACATAACTtggtttttgtttgtgtgtgtattttcttgtctctgtgttgtagactCAGTGGGAGCTTAAGTCCGGAGCAGGAGCAGGGAATGTGGAAGCAGAGGTGACTTACCACCTCTTTCTGAATCACATTCCCTAGTGTTTTGACTTATGACAAGCCCATTTGCTTAGTTATGCAGTGTATTTTAACTATGGGGCAATCTGGGACGAGTTCTGTTTTTGATGGAGCCTCTGTGGCTTAAGTTGTGTGTTGGTTCTCCCTTCAGCCATAAATCGTCTTCGATCCAGAAGGATACCCCAAAGAAGAAACCAAAACTGGAGATGAAGCCATCCAACGGGGACAGGTACGAGAGGAGTTTCAATCAGATGTAAGGAGTTACAAACTCGTTctaactttttgaagtaaaccgGGCTGAACATCCAGTATGTTCCTGACACTTTTTTTTGGCCTTCTTGGTTCTAACACACATCTGTGATGGTTGTCATCAAGGTGTTGTTGGAGCAGGTAAAGTTGGCCAGTGTGAAAAAGATCTCCAAACGGGTATTTTCCTTTTTCTGCCACCCTAACTTGTTtttttccctgctctctccctgcaGTAGTTCAATCACCCAATCTATGGATTCTGGAGGAACGGACAACTTCATTCTGATCAGCCAGCTGAAAGAGGAAGTGATGTCATTAAAGAGAATGCTTCAGCAGAGGGATCAGACAATGCTTGAGAAGGACCGAAAGGTACATGCCTAACTAATAGAGATATACCTAAACCtattcattccagggtttttctttatttgtacttttttctacattgttgaataatagtgaagacatcaactatgaaatgacacTCATGGAATCGGGTAGTAACCAAagtgttaacctctctgggatattcggGACGGTAGCGTCTCACCCCGCCAATAGCCAgggaaagtgcagggcgccaaattcaaaacaacaaaaatctcataattaaaattcctcaagcatacaagtattttacaccattttaaagatacaattcttgtTAATTCAGCCAcagtctgatttcaaaaaggctttacagcgaaagcaccacaaacgattgttaggtcaccaccaagtcacagacacacagccatttttccagctaaagaggagtcacaaaaagcagaaatatagataaaattaatcactaacctttgatgatcttcatcagatgacactcataggacttcatctTACagaatacatttatgttttgtttgataaagtgcatatttatatccaaaaatctaattttacattggcgtgttatgttcagtagttccaaaacatgcagtggttttgcagagagccacgtcAATTTACAGAAAGACTcataataaaaataaacatagataaaagatacaactattatacatggaactttagctaaacttctccttaatgcaaccgctgtgtcagatttcaaagaacttatattacaggtcgtagaaacatgtcaaacgaagtatagaatcaatctttacaatgtttttatcataaatcttcagtAATGTTtaaaccggagaattcctttgtctgtagaaaagcaatccCCTCTCCTtcggccccacttcacagtagaagcctcaaacaaggttctaaagactgtagacttctagtggaagccttaggaagttcAAAATGACCCCacagacactgtatattggaatgACAGAGTTGAAAATCTACAAACCACCGATTTCCCACTTCCCGGTtgaatttttctcaggttttcgcctgccatatgagttctgttgtactcagacattcaaacagttttagaaacttcagtgttttctgtccaaatatactaattatatgcaCGTTCTTCTAGCTTttcaccaagaagttaaacaaatcaaaatatatttgagattcttcaaagtagctaccctctgccttgatgacagctttgcattatctcaaccagcttcatgaggtaatccatttcaattaacaggtttgcctttttaaaagtttatttgtggaatttctttccttaatgagTTTGAGACaatagttgtgttgtgacaaggtagggttggtatacagaagatagtcctatttggtaaaagaccatgtccatattatggcaagaacagctcaactaagcgaagagaaattacagtccatcattactttgactgaccttcatgtcttaatctggaaaattaagaactttgaacgtttcttcaagtgcagttgcaaaatccatcaagtgctatgatgaaactggctctcatgaggaccgccacaggaaaggaagacccagagttacctctgctgcagaggataagttcattagagttaccagcctcagaaattgcagccctaATAAGTGCtttagagttcaagtaacagacacatctcaacatcaactgttcagaggagactgtgtgaatcagaccttcatggctgaattgctgcaaagaaaccacaactaaaggactccaataataagaagagacttgtttgggccaagcaacacgaacaatggacattagagtggtggaaatctgtccaaatttgagatttttgattccaactgccgtgtctttgagatgcagagaaggtgaacggatgatctctgcatgtgtggttcccactgtaaagcatggaggaggaggtgtgatggtgtgggggtgcccTGCTGGTGAcactctgtgatttatttaggattcaaggcacacttaaccagcatggctgccacagcattctgcagcagtaagccatcccatctggtttggacttagtgggactataatttgtttttcaacaggacaatgacccaccacacctccaggctgtgtaagggctactttaccaagaaggagagtgatggaattcTCGACCCAATTGGGATGAGTTGGGCTgcagagtgatggaaaagcagccaacaagtgctcagcatatgtgggaattccttaaagactgttggaaaaacattccaggtgaagctggttgagagaatgccaggagtgtgcaaagctgtcgtcaaggcagaGGGTGGCTACTTCGAGGAATCTCAAAtgtgaaatgtatttttgatttaacactgacatgattccatatgtgttatttcatagttgatgtcttcactattattatacaatgtagaaaataataaaactGAAGAATAattagaatgagtaggtgtccaaacttttgactggtactcatACACACTTCTAAACTTTTTTATGTGAAATTTGACTTGGTCATGTTGTATTCATTAGATTGTCTGACTCCTTTTTTAATTTTTATGTTTTGTACTTCTAGCTCACAGAGCTCAAGGCAGACTTCCAGTACCAGGAATCCAACATGAGGGTGAAGATGAACAACATGGAGAAGGCACACAAAGAGTCCATGGAACAGCAACAGGTAGACTAGAAATTTCCATGCATGCCTTTACAAGAAAAAAACCTGACATCTTGTGAGCCATTGGCTACATTTACACGGTTGGCCAAATTCagatcttttgcccaattattggcaaatGGGTTGATCTATTAGtggaaaaagatcagaattggctGTCTGTGTAAACATAGCCATTGAGACAAGTTCCAACCCAATATGCTGACCTTTAGCCCCTCAAGTACATGGgattcaaacaactttcctaagaAAGAGGCACAGTAGGATGTAATCAAACACTACTAGCTTGTGTGGTAAATGCTTTCATTAAACATAGATTGTTACATACTCACTACTTTTATTTTACTACAGGCCAAAAATCGGGATCTGCTAAAACAAGTGGCCGCACTCTCAAAGGGCAAGAAGTTTGACAGAACAGGGAGTTCACTGCTGTTACCGTAACGACAAGCCCACCCAACCACAGCTTGGAGGGACTTTGTTGTTTTAACACTGTGAAAGGCTGATGCCATTCAacctttcccctctcctttctgttttctcaatttTGATTCTTCTCAGTATTCTTCATTGGAAAACCTGGTGAACATGCTGTACATGGAAATTGTCTTTCATGTTGACATGACAATAAGAATGCATCATGTTTTGACCCCAAGTTAAAAATATTTTatctggatggagggaggagagagcctCGTTAACACTGCCTGGGTCCAGCAACATGGTTTGCGCAAGGTGGAAAAGATTGCCAACATCACAGAACCAAGTTGATTTTTATAGATGTCATGGAATTATTTATTCAATTGTCTTTCTTAGTGTTTTCTCACCACATACTCTGAGCATTTCCCAGGGTTTGGGGGATTTTTGTCTTCAACAGCAACTTTCTCTGCAACATATTAGTTATATTTTTCTAATTGGACATAATTATGGAATAGGTTCTCTCCTCATTGGGAGAGACCCTTCTCAACTTACTATGTATGCAAATGTTAAAATAGTGTCCAACCACAGCGTTGCTGGCCAGCAGCGGAGACTTCTCTCGGCGTTAAAGTCTAAAAACCATGAACTCTTTGAGAGATTTTTAAACCTTGTTATTTAGAGACACCTCCCGGCTGCCCTCTTTCTCACTGTGACAGCTGTAGTGCTTTGCTGTTTCTCTGTAGTGGAACGATTGTAATACTGCATGACTTAGTGCCATATACAGGTTGGCATTGTGGTCTCATGTACTTTTAGACTTGTCCTTTTTTTATCACATGTAAAGGTATTACAGGGGTCAGCCTATGTATTTATAATGTGTAACTTGTATCGGTTTTAGTGAGTATGTGTAGGCTGGGTAATTATATGTAGAATATGGTTTTTAAAGGAACACAACTTTCACTTTACAGCTCTGGACCAAACTGGTTTCATACTGTGGCGTACAGATCACTTTTGTACTTTTTTTCCAAAcccaatgtttaaaaaaaaatattaaatctggttaaatatgtttttgtttttatttgttgCATTCTCAGCAAGCAGTGGCTCTCTAATACTGTGCCCTGTATCATTCCTTCATAATATTGTCAGACCCACCCAAACACCACCATATTGTGCCTGTACGGTTGGTTTCCTGTTCCACCAGAGCTGGTGTACGTGTTAAATGATATTCAAGATTTGACCACTAGGTGGCACTTGTTTGCTTTACTCTATAAAATCTGACATGCTGATTCATACATTGCTCTACATTCAATGGGTGCATTGGACAGTCGACTTCAAAGGTGAGTCCAGACTGATCTACAAATTAGCTTGCATCACATAACTACTCAATATTAATTATTGATCAGTCAGTGTCACAATTTACTAGGGCTggaaattgccagggacctcacgatatgtTATCACGATATGATAGGCTAATGAATTGCGATTGGATAGTAATAAAATTAGTATTTAATGTTCCAAACATTGCTCACCATTTGTCTGATGCAGAGAGACATGAATGAGTTTGGATCAGTCATGGGGAACGAaagctgaaaacaaattggctcttAAAAAAGAGCAAAAGTAATATCCTGATATGTAACTATGGATATTTTTCACCCATCACTACAATTTACCCATGATCACAGTTTGGATGGTCTGGAGCTAATCTAATATTACCTGAGGGTTTTCCAAAGAAGACCGATAGAGAATTCTTTATATCTGTCCAATTGTGGCATCTGAGGTGAAGAGTGGTGCCAgtgaggccatctccattttgaagtagtcaatttCCTTCTGATAGTTCTGAGTTggcaaacaaactgaaagggtgcacATTGCCACCAGGAGTGTTTGAACCGATATAAAGCCAAGGTTGTTGATTTACTGCTACCTGTAGTTATAAAATGTTTGATCATGAGCATAATTCATTggctgatgacctggatggaattataTGATGCTCTCTTACCCCATAGGAAgacccacccagttgactacttcaaaatggtgaatatcctcaatggtgctgcccatgctaaaactTTAAGGTACTAAAGTCCTCTTTCACCTTTGGATTTGTTTTGTCTTAACCCTACAACAAGGGCCTTTTCTCAATTGGATTTGCACAACTCCTGCGTCctgtctcctccatcctctcttgcCTCTTGAAAAAAGTCAAAGATAATCGAGGCGAATGAACGTAGACGAAAATGTGCTTGTGAGAAGATCCTTGACTTGCGAGTCATCAAATTACATTTACAGGGGTGGTtcccaaaataaatgtgtaaaGTGATAAAAACTAATTAAGGTAGGTAGGCATATAGTTTTTAAATGTGCACATGCTTTTCTCCTTTGAAAATACAACAGCTAATTCAAAGGGTGTATGGCAGGTATCAAAACTCTTCCACGGTAAGATACACTTGTGCTTCCTCACCAAAAGGAGGATATCAAGGAGGGGAGGACAATCTTCTGTTTAGCATACTCCTCAACCATTTATCAATTTACAGGTGATGGGGGAGAGCAGACTGACTTTTGCCCAAATGAGAAAATGCCAGGGAATCAGCACAGTGGAATTTTGGGAGATTCTCAATTGGTTTGATCAActcttccatcctctcctcacctccgTTTGAAAAAGGTAAATGGTAgtcgaggggaggagaggaaagtagaaaCAAATGGACATCATGCAAATGATGTTTACAGTGGTGGAGTCCTCTATTAATTGTGTAAAGTAGTAAAAATACATTTAGCTAGTTGTGATaaacattttaaagataaaaaagCATATTGTTTTTGAAATATATGCATGCTTTCTCCTCCGTGTAAACAACAGCTGATTCAAAGGGGGTTTGGCGGATCTCTAAATTCTTCCCCGAAGGACTCACTCAGGTAGGATTCTCTTGTGCTTCCTCAGCGGAAGGAGGCTGTCAAGGAGGCGAGGACACTCCTCCGTTTGCCTACAAACTAACTGATATTCTCCTCAACCACTTATAGGTTTCCTGGTCACAGAGAGAGGACGAAGGAGTCAAGGAGAGGACAGTCTTTTTATCAAGTAAGAATCTCCCTTAGACTTGTAATTTCCATCAAAAAAGTTACGTGAGTGCAGAGAGAAGGTGCCCAACATTGAAGGCCTGTCATCCCATGTCACTTTGTTTAGAAACAAGTTTTCGCAATTCTATTTACATATGTTATCTGCTAGTCATTCAAAATGGTATGCACAAACAACAAACACATTGCAGTCTATGGATCAGGTAGTTCAGCCCTGTAGAAGGACATAGGCTTCAGAAGGGTCAGCTGGGCTGAAGTAAGGTTCAACAGTCCAGAATGTGGGTCAATGCAGGTATGAATGTGGATCAATGCATTGGGGTCTACACTCGGGTCCTCTTGACTGAGGCAGTATTATCTATATGGAtgcttcttctctcctccccctttcctgcTCTCCCTGTCAGAATTTATTGGTGATGTCAATGAcctaccccaacaacagaatggtgtgggcgtttACTAGTCATCAAAAATATTAATGTAGACCACTGATCGGCCAGCTTAGTTAATGAAGCAGGATGGCATTCTCCTTTaggaaatagcaagcattttttTAACTTCTGTTTGAGATTCAAGTTTGAGGTGGGGATTTTGAAGTGTTTTttctccaatttatgctttgACCACAAATACGAGTAAAAGACTAGTCAACAGCATTTTTGGGGTATGGGTTAACAGAATATTAACTTTTAAAAAGGATATTTTCACAGTTACTTTAAGAGTTACATTTTATGTAAAGTAGATGTAACTTAGACCCAATATATGTGGCACATTTATGGTTTTAGATTCTGTTTTATTATGCCCTTTACCATTTACGAAATCCGCCGGGATCATTTTGCACTATTACAATGGTTCTTATGGAATTTACTGTTGATAATACACTATGTTGTCCTTCAGCCTTCCAATAATGTAAGGATAATACAATTATTACTGACAGCTTGACAAAAGCCATACAGTTAACACAGCCTTAACTAGAGAAACAGCAGGTGAATGTCCAAGTTTAATCTGCTCAAACTCAtgcagagaagagagaacagcagTACGTATTCACAGAGCTCTGACAGAAAGAAAGGCACTCTGGATCTGTTCATAAAAAACAGGAGGTGAATACTTCTGCCAAGAAAACCTGAATCAGACCAACATGTTTTTGTATATTCACAAGAACCTCATTATATAAGTCTCAACAATAATGAACAAAGGCACACAAAAAAAGCTTTGTTATTCATTGTATGAACTGAATTGTGACCAGGCATTGAACCTTGATTGCTGAGATATGAAGTAGGAGTTGTTTATGAATTTGATTGTTATACTGCGATGTGTTGTAATGCATAATATAGTCATCCTCACACAGTATAGGAAGTACTGAGAATCTGATATCAAATCAGAAGCCACTCGCTCCTGCCAGCTACCAATCTGACCTTCCTCTGTGTCACTGTCCAGCAATGGAAACAAAATATTTTATTGCTTTGAAAAATTCTCAGCGGTTAGGTATGCTCACTGTACGGTGCAGACATATCTGTGGGGCAGACTGTAATATGCATAAACACAAATTGCAATATAGCCAAGCCATTTCCGCATAACCTCCCAAACACCTAGCTAACAGGGTCTGGAAATCAGTCTCTTGCTCTAGCCACAGCCAGTGATCTGTGTCTGGGTTTCCCAGTGAGCTCAGACAGCCTTCATTGTGTTGGAGGACCCTGTGTTATGATAAGATTTATTATTTTGTTGCTGCCAGTGGGACTGAGTGTTGTGTAAACCAGCCATTGAGGGTCAGGCAGTGCAATACCTGATGACAGAGTTTAGAGTTTG
This window contains:
- the LOC118391264 gene encoding protein FAM76B-like isoform X2, which encodes MATTALYACTKCNQRYPFEELSQGQQLCKECRIAHPIVKCTYCRSEFQQESKTNTICKKCAQNVKQFGTPKPCQYCNIIAAFIGTKCQRCTNSEKKYGPPQTCEQCKQQCAFDRKEEGRRKVDGKLLCWLCTLSYRRVLQKTKEQRKGFSSSHSNSSLNEKDHHSRQHHHHQQQRHSSSHKLSGSLSPEQEQGMWKQSHKSSSIQKDTPKKKPKLEMKPSNGDSSSITQSMDSGGTDNFILISQLKEEVMSLKRMLQQRDQTMLEKDRKLTELKADFQYQESNMRVKMNNMEKAHKESMEQQQAKNRDLLKQVAALSKGKKFDRTGSSLLLP
- the LOC118391264 gene encoding protein FAM76B-like isoform X3; the encoded protein is MECRIAHPIVKCTYCRSEFQQESKTNTICKKCAQNVKQFGTPKPCQYCNIIAAFIGTKCQRCTNSEKKYGPPQTCEQCKQQCAFDRKEEGRRKVDGKLLCWLCTLSYRRVLQKTKEQRKGFSSSHSNSSLNEKDHHSRQHHHHQQQRHSSSHKLSGSLSPEQEQGMWKQSHKSSSIQKDTPKKKPKLEMKPSNGDRYERSFNQISSITQSMDSGGTDNFILISQLKEEVMSLKRMLQQRDQTMLEKDRKLTELKADFQYQESNMRVKMNNMEKAHKESMEQQQAKNRDLLKQVAALSKGKKFDRTGSSLLLP
- the LOC118391264 gene encoding protein FAM76B-like isoform X1, with the translated sequence MATTALYACTKCNQRYPFEELSQGQQLCKECRIAHPIVKCTYCRSEFQQESKTNTICKKCAQNVKQFGTPKPCQYCNIIAAFIGTKCQRCTNSEKKYGPPQTCEQCKQQCAFDRKEEGRRKVDGKLLCWLCTLSYRRVLQKTKEQRKGFSSSHSNSSLNEKDHHSRQHHHHQQQRHSSSHKLSGSLSPEQEQGMWKQSHKSSSIQKDTPKKKPKLEMKPSNGDRYERSFNQISSITQSMDSGGTDNFILISQLKEEVMSLKRMLQQRDQTMLEKDRKLTELKADFQYQESNMRVKMNNMEKAHKESMEQQQAKNRDLLKQVAALSKGKKFDRTGSSLLLP